From a region of the Mycobacterium sp. SMC-8 genome:
- a CDS encoding neutral zinc metallopeptidase, giving the protein MSPSRRPRALFGIAVTGCAVLAAVACSTTLAGSPVSVFDDPFRVAGMPATDGPTGLRPGAEGPARDVRDTDGGAMDELAANAISDIEDYWARAYEETFDERFRPVAELISWDANGFDGEFCGEDTYGLVNAGYCYADRTIGWDRGELLPGLQRAHGDIGVLMVLAHEYGHAVSRLAGLTKKDTPTLVAEQQADCFSGAYMRWVAEDSSPRFTLSTGEGLNNVLAGVISVRDPLLTEGDPDAGVDEHGSAFERLSAFQFGFTDGPSACAGIDLAEIDQRRGDLPVLLPEDQTGELPVTEDSARSIVDAMGILFSPKNPPTLSFDAEAARSCPDARPSPPASFCPATNTIVVDLPALEEMGAQADPRDGGSLATGDNMAYSVLVSRYMLAIQHEHAGVALDSAEAALRTACLTGVATVKMTEEVTTPDGDTVALTAGDVDEAVSGILTNGLVASDVNGESVPSGFSRIDAFRLGVLSDAERCFKRFP; this is encoded by the coding sequence ATGAGCCCGTCGAGAAGGCCGCGCGCACTGTTCGGCATCGCGGTCACCGGCTGCGCGGTCCTGGCCGCCGTCGCCTGCTCCACCACGCTGGCGGGCAGCCCGGTGTCCGTGTTCGACGACCCGTTCCGGGTGGCGGGGATGCCGGCCACCGACGGCCCGACCGGGTTGCGCCCCGGCGCCGAAGGCCCCGCACGCGATGTCCGCGACACTGACGGTGGCGCGATGGATGAGCTCGCCGCGAACGCGATCAGCGACATCGAAGACTACTGGGCGAGGGCCTACGAGGAGACCTTCGACGAGAGGTTCCGCCCGGTCGCCGAACTGATCTCGTGGGACGCCAACGGGTTTGACGGCGAGTTCTGCGGCGAGGACACCTACGGTCTGGTCAACGCCGGCTACTGCTACGCCGACCGGACCATCGGTTGGGACCGTGGCGAGTTGCTGCCCGGACTGCAGCGCGCACACGGGGACATCGGCGTGCTGATGGTTCTCGCGCACGAGTACGGGCACGCCGTCTCGCGGTTGGCCGGCCTGACGAAGAAGGACACGCCGACGCTGGTCGCCGAGCAACAGGCCGACTGCTTCTCCGGCGCCTATATGCGCTGGGTCGCCGAGGACTCCTCACCGCGGTTCACGCTGAGCACCGGCGAGGGCCTCAACAACGTACTCGCCGGCGTCATCTCCGTCCGCGATCCGCTGCTGACCGAGGGCGATCCCGATGCCGGTGTCGACGAGCACGGTTCGGCATTCGAGCGGTTGTCGGCGTTCCAGTTCGGCTTCACCGACGGCCCGTCGGCGTGCGCGGGCATCGATCTGGCCGAGATCGACCAGCGGCGCGGAGACCTGCCGGTGCTGCTGCCCGAGGACCAGACGGGCGAGTTGCCGGTCACCGAGGATTCTGCCCGCTCGATCGTCGATGCGATGGGAATCCTGTTCTCGCCCAAGAACCCTCCCACGCTGAGCTTCGACGCCGAGGCCGCGCGCAGCTGTCCGGACGCCCGGCCGAGCCCGCCCGCGTCCTTCTGCCCGGCGACCAACACGATCGTCGTCGATCTGCCCGCGCTCGAGGAGATGGGCGCACAGGCCGATCCCCGGGACGGCGGAAGCCTGGCCACCGGCGACAACATGGCCTACTCGGTGCTGGTGTCGCGGTACATGCTGGCGATCCAGCATGAACACGCTGGGGTGGCACTGGACAGCGCCGAGGCCGCGCTGCGGACCGCGTGTCTGACCGGGGTCGCGACGGTGAAGATGACCGAAGAAGTGACCACCCCCGACGGTGACACGGTCGCGCTCACCGCCGGCGACGTCGACGAGGCGGTCTCCGGCATTCTCACCAACGGGTTGGTCGCCAGCGATGTCAACGGGGAATCCGTGCCCTCGGGGTTCTCCCGCATCGACGCCTTCCGGCTGGGGGTCCTCAGCGACGCGGAGCGCTGCTTCAAACGCTTTCCGTGA
- the glgP gene encoding alpha-glucan family phosphorylase — MKALRRFTVRAHLPEQLSALERLSVNLRWSWDKPTQDLFEAIDPRLWEQVGGDPVALLGQVGPARLEELAADESFVRRLDALAADLDDYLSRPLWYQQLGDQQDAEPPRGIAYFSMEFGVAEVLPNYSGGLGILAGDHLKSASDLGLPLIAVGLYYRCGYFRQSLTADGWQHEAYPALDPQGLPLRLLTDARGAAVLVELALPDGAQLSARIWIAQVGRIPLLLLDSDIPENEHELRSVTDRLYGGDQEHRIRQEILAGIGGVRAIRAFTELEGLAAPEVFHMNEGHAGFLGAERIRELIEAGLDFDTALSVVRASTVFTTHTPVAAGIDRFPVEMVERYFGPELGAPAVGGSPLLPGVPLERILAFGAEDDPTKFNMAHMGLRLAQRANGVSLLHGRVSRVMFNDLWQGFDPGEVPIGSITNGVHAPTWAAPQWMELGRELLGSEDLTSLRETESWSRLQQVDSGHLWWIRSQLRAELIEDVRARLRRSWLERGASDAELGWVATAFDPGVLTIGFARRVPTYKRLTLMLRDPERLARLLLDDKRPMQLIVAGKSHPADEGGKALIQQIVRFADREDLRHRIAFLPDYDISMARKLYHGCDVWLNNPLRPLEACGTSGMKSALNGGLNLSIRDGWWDEWYDGENGWEIPTADGLADEGRRDDLEAAALYDLLERAVAPKFYDRDENGVPTRWVEMVRHTLQTLGPKVLASRMVRDYTEKYYLPAAHALRQVIEPGSAPEFGQPFGAARELADYRRRVRQAWPHVKITDVDSYGLPDTPLLGSELTLTATVSLGRLRPDEVAVQAVLGRVDAGDSLLDPAIVPMDHAGTAESGDEIFTATTPLPIAGSVGYTVRVLPHHRLLAGDNELGLITLA, encoded by the coding sequence GTGAAAGCTCTCCGCAGATTCACCGTCCGTGCCCACCTTCCCGAACAGTTGTCCGCGCTCGAGCGGCTCTCTGTCAATCTGCGCTGGTCCTGGGACAAACCGACCCAGGATCTGTTCGAGGCGATCGACCCGAGGCTGTGGGAACAGGTCGGTGGAGACCCGGTGGCGCTGCTCGGTCAGGTCGGTCCCGCCCGGTTGGAGGAGCTGGCCGCCGACGAATCCTTCGTCCGGCGCCTCGATGCGCTGGCCGCCGACCTCGACGACTACCTGAGCAGGCCGCTGTGGTACCAGCAGCTCGGCGACCAACAGGATGCGGAACCGCCGCGGGGCATCGCGTACTTCTCGATGGAGTTCGGCGTGGCCGAGGTGCTGCCGAACTATTCGGGTGGCCTCGGAATCCTGGCCGGCGATCACCTGAAGTCGGCCTCAGACCTCGGACTGCCGCTGATCGCCGTGGGCCTGTACTACCGCTGCGGGTACTTCCGCCAGTCGCTGACCGCCGACGGTTGGCAGCACGAGGCCTATCCGGCGCTGGATCCGCAGGGTCTGCCGCTGCGGCTGTTGACCGATGCGCGGGGCGCCGCGGTCCTCGTCGAGCTGGCGCTGCCCGACGGTGCGCAGCTTTCGGCACGGATCTGGATTGCGCAGGTCGGTCGAATTCCGTTGCTGCTGTTGGACTCTGACATCCCGGAGAACGAGCACGAGCTGCGCTCTGTCACCGACCGGCTGTACGGCGGTGACCAGGAGCACCGAATCCGGCAGGAGATCCTGGCCGGTATCGGCGGTGTGCGCGCCATCCGCGCGTTCACCGAACTGGAAGGCCTGGCCGCCCCGGAGGTCTTCCACATGAACGAAGGCCACGCCGGGTTCCTGGGCGCCGAACGCATCCGTGAGCTGATCGAGGCCGGTCTGGACTTCGACACCGCGCTGTCGGTGGTCCGGGCGTCCACCGTGTTCACCACCCACACCCCGGTCGCCGCGGGCATCGACCGGTTCCCGGTCGAGATGGTGGAACGGTATTTCGGGCCTGAGCTCGGCGCGCCCGCGGTGGGCGGCTCCCCGCTGTTGCCCGGGGTGCCGCTGGAACGCATCCTCGCCTTCGGCGCCGAGGATGACCCGACGAAATTCAACATGGCGCACATGGGCCTTCGCCTGGCCCAGCGCGCCAACGGGGTGTCCCTGCTGCACGGGCGGGTGAGCCGGGTGATGTTCAACGATCTGTGGCAGGGTTTCGACCCGGGCGAGGTTCCGATCGGGTCGATCACCAACGGCGTGCACGCGCCCACCTGGGCGGCGCCGCAGTGGATGGAGCTGGGACGCGAGCTGCTCGGCAGCGAGGACCTGACCTCGCTGCGAGAGACCGAGTCCTGGTCGAGGTTGCAGCAGGTCGATTCGGGACATCTGTGGTGGATCCGCTCGCAGCTGCGCGCCGAGCTGATCGAGGACGTCCGCGCCCGGCTGCGCCGCTCCTGGCTGGAGCGTGGTGCCTCTGACGCCGAGCTCGGCTGGGTGGCAACCGCTTTCGATCCAGGCGTACTCACCATCGGGTTCGCTCGCCGGGTGCCGACCTACAAGCGGCTGACGCTGATGCTGCGCGATCCCGAACGGCTGGCCAGATTGCTGCTCGACGACAAGCGCCCCATGCAGCTGATCGTGGCCGGGAAATCGCACCCCGCCGACGAGGGCGGCAAGGCGCTGATCCAGCAGATCGTGAGGTTCGCCGACCGGGAAGACCTGCGCCACCGCATCGCCTTCCTGCCCGACTACGACATCTCGATGGCGCGCAAGCTCTACCACGGTTGCGATGTGTGGCTGAACAACCCGCTGCGCCCGCTGGAGGCGTGCGGCACCTCGGGGATGAAGAGTGCGCTCAACGGTGGCCTGAACCTGTCCATCCGCGACGGGTGGTGGGACGAGTGGTATGACGGTGAGAACGGTTGGGAGATACCGACTGCCGACGGACTGGCCGACGAGGGCAGGCGCGACGACCTTGAGGCCGCGGCATTGTATGACCTGCTCGAGCGTGCGGTCGCACCGAAGTTCTACGACCGCGACGAGAACGGCGTCCCGACCCGGTGGGTCGAAATGGTTCGCCACACGTTGCAGACGCTGGGGCCGAAGGTGTTGGCCTCCCGCATGGTTCGCGACTACACCGAGAAGTACTATCTGCCTGCGGCCCATGCGCTGCGACAGGTGATCGAGCCCGGCAGCGCACCGGAGTTCGGCCAGCCCTTCGGCGCGGCACGCGAACTCGCCGACTACCGCAGGCGGGTCAGACAGGCCTGGCCGCACGTCAAGATCACCGACGTCGACAGCTACGGGCTGCCTGACACCCCGCTACTGGGCTCGGAACTGACGCTGACCGCGACGGTGTCGCTCGGCCGCCTGCGTCCCGACGAGGTGGCGGTGCAGGCGGTGCTGGGCCGCGTCGACGCCGGCGATTCGCTCCTCGACCCGGCCATCGTGCCGATGGACCACGCGGGCACGGCCGAGAGCGGCGACGAGATCTTCACCGCGACGACACCGCTGCCGATCGCCGGATCGGTCGGGTACACGGTCCGGGTGCTGCCCCATCACCGGCTGCTGGCCGGCGACAACGAACTAGGGCTGATCACCTTGGCGTGA
- a CDS encoding alpha-1,4-glucan--maltose-1-phosphate maltosyltransferase yields MTAGRIEIDDVQPVVSEGRFPAKAVVGEVVPVSATVWREGHDAVAATLVVRYHGTAYPALADEPPGRVRSTEAVPIQEVVTPGPRVRPLALPMAPGRTPDVFHGQFTPDEVGLWTFRVDGWGDPIATWRKNVTAKLDAGQSEGELNNDLLIGARLLDRAATGVPRQDRYPLAEAAARLREPGDPYYRAGAALAPDLVALLDQYPLRELVTRGKQYGIWVDRPLARFSSWYELFPRSTGGWDSSGHPVHGTFATATKALPRVARMNFDIVYLPPIHPIGKVHRKGRNNSVTAAPGDVGSPWAIGSDEGGHEAVHPDLGTIEDFDEFVSAARYEGLEVALDLALQCAPDHPWAREHPEWFTVLPDGTIAYAENPPKKYQDIYPLNFDNDPAGLYEEVLRVVKFWVSHGVKVFRVDNPHTKPPNFWAWLIGEVKNTDPDVLFLAEAFTRPARLFGLAKLGFTQSYTYFTWRTAKWELIEFGESIAEHADYSRQSLWVNTPDILHESLQHGGPGMFAIRAVLASTMSPTWGMYSGFELFEHRAVREGSEEYLNSEKYELRPRDFEAALSDGESLEPFITRLNEIRRLHPALQQMRTIKFHHVDNDALLAYSKFDPVSGDQVLVVVTLNPFGPEEGTLWLDMEALGMDLQDRFWVRDEISGEEYQWGQSNYVRLEPAKAVAHVFNMPQVPADQRANLLRRE; encoded by the coding sequence GTGACCGCCGGTCGAATCGAGATCGATGACGTCCAGCCCGTGGTGTCGGAAGGGCGCTTCCCCGCCAAAGCGGTCGTCGGCGAGGTTGTCCCGGTGTCGGCAACGGTGTGGCGGGAGGGCCACGACGCGGTGGCGGCAACCCTGGTGGTCCGCTACCACGGCACGGCCTATCCCGCGTTGGCCGACGAGCCCCCGGGCCGGGTCCGCTCCACCGAGGCGGTGCCGATCCAGGAGGTCGTCACCCCCGGACCGCGGGTGCGGCCGCTGGCCCTGCCGATGGCCCCGGGTCGCACCCCCGACGTGTTCCACGGCCAGTTCACTCCGGACGAGGTCGGACTGTGGACGTTTCGGGTGGACGGCTGGGGTGACCCGATCGCGACGTGGCGCAAGAACGTGACTGCGAAACTCGACGCGGGTCAGAGCGAGGGCGAGCTGAACAACGACCTGCTGATCGGGGCCCGTCTGCTGGACCGCGCCGCGACGGGCGTGCCCCGTCAGGACCGCTACCCGCTGGCGGAGGCGGCCGCCCGGCTGCGCGAGCCGGGCGATCCGTACTACCGCGCCGGCGCTGCGCTGGCCCCCGACCTGGTGGCGCTGCTCGATCAGTACCCGCTGCGCGAGCTCGTCACCCGCGGCAAGCAGTACGGCATCTGGGTGGACCGCCCGCTGGCGCGGTTCAGCTCCTGGTATGAGTTGTTCCCGCGCTCCACCGGCGGGTGGGACAGTTCCGGCCATCCTGTGCACGGGACGTTCGCCACCGCCACCAAGGCGTTGCCGCGGGTGGCCCGGATGAACTTCGACATCGTCTATCTGCCGCCGATCCATCCGATCGGCAAGGTGCACCGCAAGGGGCGCAACAACAGCGTCACCGCCGCACCGGGGGATGTCGGATCGCCGTGGGCGATCGGCAGCGACGAGGGCGGCCACGAGGCCGTCCACCCGGACCTGGGCACCATCGAGGACTTCGACGAGTTCGTCAGCGCCGCACGCTACGAGGGGCTCGAGGTCGCACTGGACCTGGCGCTGCAGTGCGCGCCGGACCATCCGTGGGCCCGTGAGCACCCCGAGTGGTTCACCGTGCTGCCCGACGGCACGATCGCCTACGCGGAGAACCCGCCGAAAAAATACCAGGACATCTACCCGCTGAATTTCGACAACGATCCCGCCGGGCTCTACGAGGAAGTGCTGCGGGTGGTCAAGTTCTGGGTGTCGCACGGCGTCAAGGTGTTTCGGGTCGACAACCCGCACACCAAGCCGCCCAACTTCTGGGCCTGGCTCATCGGGGAGGTGAAGAACACCGATCCTGACGTGCTGTTCTTGGCCGAGGCGTTCACCCGGCCGGCGCGACTGTTCGGACTGGCCAAGCTCGGGTTCACGCAGTCCTACACATATTTCACCTGGCGAACCGCCAAGTGGGAGCTGATCGAGTTCGGTGAGTCGATCGCCGAGCACGCCGACTACAGCAGGCAGAGCCTGTGGGTGAACACCCCCGACATCCTGCACGAGAGCTTGCAGCACGGCGGTCCGGGCATGTTCGCGATCCGGGCCGTGCTCGCGTCGACGATGAGCCCCACCTGGGGCATGTACTCCGGCTTCGAACTGTTCGAGCACCGCGCCGTGCGCGAGGGCAGTGAGGAGTACCTGAACTCGGAGAAGTACGAGTTGCGGCCCCGCGACTTCGAGGCAGCGCTGTCCGACGGCGAATCGCTGGAGCCATTCATCACCCGGCTCAACGAAATCCGCCGCCTGCACCCGGCTCTGCAGCAGATGCGCACCATCAAGTTCCACCACGTCGACAACGATGCGCTGCTGGCCTACAGCAAGTTCGATCCCGTCTCGGGCGATCAGGTGCTTGTGGTGGTGACTCTCAACCCGTTCGGCCCGGAGGAGGGAACGCTGTGGCTGGACATGGAGGCGCTGGGCATGGACCTGCAGGACCGCTTCTGGGTGCGCGACGAGATCTCGGGCGAGGAATACCAGTGGGGCCAGAGCAATTACGTGCGTCTGGAGCCGGCCAAAGCCGTGGCCCACGTGTTCAACATGCCCCAGGTTCCCGCCGACCAACGAGCCAACCTTCTGCGTAGGGAGTGA
- the glgB gene encoding 1,4-alpha-glucan branching protein GlgB — protein MTNASNIQNQVDSPHLRPHTADLNRLLAGEHHDPHSVLGAHEYDDHTVIRAFRPHAVEVVAVIGGTRYPLRHIEAGLFAVAVPFVNLIDYRFEIKYSEDESAFVHTVADAYRFLPTLGEVDLHLFSEGRHERLWEVLGAHPRSFTTPDGEVTGVSFAVWAPNAKGVSVTGDFNHWGNEAQMRVLGSTGVWELFWPNFPDGGLYKFRVHGADGAVTDRADPMAFATEVPPQTASRVFESDYTWNDEEWMSGRALRNPVFEPMSTYEVHLGSWRPGLSYTELAEQLTAYVVEHGFTHVEMLPVAEHPFGGSWGYQVTSYYAPSSRFGTPDEFRYLVDALHRAGIGVIVDWVPAHFPKDAWALGRFDGTALYEHGDPRRGEQLDWGTYVFDFGRAEVRNFLVANALYWLQEFHVDGLRVDAVASMLYLDYSRPEGGWSPNIYGGRENLEAVQFLQEMNATVHKINPGIVTIAEESTSWPGVTRPTSLGGLGFSMKWNMGWMNDTLEFIKRDPIHRSYHHHEITFSMLYAFSENYVLPISHDEVVHGKGTLWGRMPGDDHSKAAGIRGLLAYQWAHPGKQLLFMGQEFGQRAEWSEERGVDWFQLDEQGFSDGILRMLTDANEIYRTRRALWSRDTQPEGYSWIDANDSANNVLSFLRFGDDGSMMACVFNFSGSEHTRYQLGLPHAGKWREVLNTDSDTYHGSGIGNYGAVEATDEPWHGRPASAVMVLPPLTALWFEPEKP, from the coding sequence ATGACCAACGCGTCCAATATCCAGAATCAGGTGGACAGCCCGCACCTGCGGCCGCACACCGCCGACCTGAACCGGCTGCTGGCCGGCGAGCACCACGACCCGCATTCGGTCCTCGGCGCGCATGAATACGACGATCACACCGTGATCCGCGCCTTCCGGCCGCACGCCGTAGAGGTGGTCGCGGTGATCGGCGGCACGCGATATCCGTTGCGCCACATCGAGGCAGGCCTGTTCGCCGTCGCGGTCCCGTTCGTCAATCTGATCGACTACCGGTTCGAGATCAAGTACTCCGAAGACGAGTCGGCCTTCGTGCACACCGTCGCCGATGCCTACCGGTTCCTTCCGACCCTCGGCGAGGTCGACCTGCACCTGTTCTCCGAGGGCCGGCACGAACGGCTCTGGGAGGTCCTCGGGGCGCACCCGCGCAGCTTCACCACCCCCGACGGTGAGGTCACCGGGGTGTCGTTCGCGGTGTGGGCGCCGAACGCCAAGGGTGTGAGCGTCACCGGCGATTTCAACCACTGGGGCAACGAGGCGCAGATGCGCGTGCTCGGCTCCACCGGCGTGTGGGAGCTGTTCTGGCCCAACTTCCCTGACGGCGGGCTCTACAAGTTCCGGGTGCACGGCGCCGACGGGGCGGTCACCGACCGCGCCGATCCGATGGCGTTCGCGACCGAAGTCCCTCCGCAGACCGCCTCGCGCGTGTTCGAGAGCGACTACACGTGGAACGACGAGGAGTGGATGAGCGGGCGGGCGCTGCGCAATCCCGTCTTCGAACCGATGAGCACCTACGAGGTGCACCTGGGCTCATGGCGGCCCGGACTGAGCTATACCGAGCTGGCCGAGCAGCTCACCGCTTATGTTGTTGAGCACGGCTTCACCCACGTCGAGATGCTGCCGGTGGCCGAGCATCCGTTCGGGGGTTCCTGGGGATACCAGGTCACCTCGTACTATGCGCCGTCGTCGCGGTTCGGCACTCCCGACGAGTTCCGCTACCTCGTCGACGCGCTGCACCGGGCCGGCATCGGCGTGATCGTGGACTGGGTGCCCGCCCACTTCCCGAAGGACGCGTGGGCGCTGGGCCGCTTCGACGGCACCGCGCTCTACGAGCACGGCGATCCCCGCCGCGGCGAGCAATTGGACTGGGGCACTTATGTGTTCGACTTCGGTCGAGCCGAGGTGCGCAACTTCCTGGTGGCGAACGCGCTGTACTGGCTGCAGGAGTTCCACGTCGACGGGCTCCGCGTGGACGCCGTCGCCTCGATGCTCTACCTCGACTATTCCCGCCCGGAAGGCGGCTGGTCGCCGAACATCTACGGTGGCCGCGAGAATCTCGAGGCCGTGCAGTTCCTGCAGGAGATGAACGCCACCGTGCACAAGATCAACCCCGGCATCGTCACCATCGCCGAGGAGTCGACCTCCTGGCCGGGCGTGACGCGCCCGACAAGCCTTGGCGGCCTCGGCTTTTCGATGAAGTGGAACATGGGATGGATGAACGACACGTTGGAGTTCATCAAGCGGGACCCGATCCACCGCAGCTACCACCACCACGAGATCACCTTCTCGATGCTGTACGCGTTCAGCGAGAACTACGTGCTGCCGATCAGCCACGACGAGGTGGTGCACGGCAAGGGCACGCTGTGGGGCCGGATGCCAGGCGACGATCACAGCAAGGCCGCAGGCATTCGCGGCCTGCTCGCCTACCAGTGGGCACACCCGGGCAAGCAGCTGCTGTTCATGGGCCAGGAATTCGGCCAGCGTGCCGAGTGGTCCGAGGAGCGCGGGGTCGACTGGTTCCAGCTCGACGAGCAGGGCTTCTCCGACGGAATTCTGCGAATGCTCACCGATGCCAACGAGATCTACCGCACGCGCCGGGCGTTGTGGTCGCGGGACACCCAACCCGAGGGCTACTCCTGGATCGACGCGAACGACTCCGCCAACAACGTGCTGAGCTTCCTGCGGTTCGGCGACGACGGCTCGATGATGGCGTGCGTGTTCAATTTCTCGGGCTCAGAGCACACCCGCTACCAGTTGGGGCTGCCGCATGCGGGCAAGTGGCGCGAGGTGCTCAACACCGATTCCGATACCTATCACGGTTCGGGCATCGGCAACTACGGTGCCGTGGAGGCCACCGACGAGCCGTGGCACGGCAGGCCGGCCTCAGCGGTGATGGTGCTGCCGCCCCTGACCGCGCTGTGGTTCGAGCCCGAAAAACCCTGA
- a CDS encoding tetratricopeptide repeat protein encodes MTRPGPRISSALTGAVDLSALKQRPAAGDSAPAGNPGGVEITEANLEAEVLARSTEVPVVVLLWSPRSDSSVQLGEALSALAAADGPKWAFASVNVDTTPRVAQMFGVQAVPTVVALAAGRPLSSFEGMQPPEQLRRWIDSLLSATAGKLAGGAGDADGAEAVDPEVEQARAHLDAGDFDAARNAYQAILDADPNHPEAKGAVRQIEFLQRATTHSRDAIAAADAAPDDIDAAFAAADVEVMQQDVAAAFARLTALVKRTEGDDRTRVRTRLIELFDLFDPADPDVIAGRRNLANALY; translated from the coding sequence GTGACTCGACCTGGACCCCGAATTTCGTCTGCGCTGACGGGAGCTGTCGACCTGTCGGCGCTCAAGCAACGCCCCGCGGCCGGCGATAGCGCGCCGGCAGGGAACCCGGGTGGCGTGGAGATCACCGAAGCCAACCTCGAAGCCGAGGTGCTGGCGCGCTCCACCGAGGTGCCCGTCGTCGTGCTGCTGTGGTCGCCGCGCAGCGATTCCAGTGTCCAACTCGGTGAGGCGCTGTCCGCGCTGGCCGCCGCCGACGGCCCCAAGTGGGCCTTCGCCTCGGTCAATGTCGACACCACGCCGCGCGTCGCGCAGATGTTCGGTGTGCAGGCGGTGCCGACCGTTGTGGCGTTGGCCGCGGGCCGACCGCTGTCCAGTTTCGAGGGCATGCAGCCGCCCGAGCAGCTGCGGCGCTGGATCGACTCCCTGCTGAGCGCAACAGCCGGCAAGCTCGCCGGGGGTGCCGGCGATGCAGACGGCGCTGAAGCGGTCGATCCCGAGGTTGAGCAGGCGCGCGCCCATCTCGACGCCGGGGATTTCGACGCCGCACGCAACGCGTACCAGGCGATCCTCGACGCCGACCCGAATCATCCCGAGGCCAAGGGCGCAGTGCGTCAGATCGAGTTCCTGCAGCGTGCGACCACGCATTCCCGGGACGCGATCGCCGCGGCCGATGCGGCACCCGACGACATCGACGCCGCGTTCGCCGCCGCCGACGTCGAGGTCATGCAGCAGGATGTCGCCGCCGCGTTCGCGCGGCTGACCGCTCTGGTGAAGCGCACCGAAGGCGACGACCGCACCCGGGTGCGCACCCGCCTCATCGAGCTCTTCGATCTGTTCGACCCAGCCGACCCGGACGTCATCGCGGGGCGGCGCAATCTGGCCAACGCCCTCTACTGA
- a CDS encoding DUF3817 domain-containing protein, whose translation MAGMTSAYDLRSAAGWFRLIAFAEAVSWVGLLLGMYFKYLGSPQTEIGVKVFGPVHGGVFVAFGVAALVVGILNKWGVGTWLLALLGSIVPLGSVIFLIWADRSGRMGSQPVSDGLPRPGAPVPETT comes from the coding sequence ATGGCCGGCATGACTAGCGCTTACGACCTCCGCAGCGCGGCGGGCTGGTTCCGGTTGATCGCTTTTGCCGAGGCGGTCAGCTGGGTCGGACTGCTGCTCGGTATGTACTTCAAGTACCTGGGCTCACCGCAGACCGAGATCGGTGTGAAGGTGTTCGGCCCGGTGCACGGCGGCGTGTTCGTCGCGTTCGGGGTGGCCGCGCTCGTCGTCGGGATCTTGAACAAATGGGGTGTCGGGACGTGGTTGCTGGCGTTGCTGGGCAGCATCGTACCGTTAGGTAGTGTGATCTTCCTCATATGGGCTGATCGCAGTGGTCGGATGGGATCCCAGCCGGTTTCCGACGGGCTTCCTCGACCGGGCGCGCCGGTACCCGAAACGACGTGA
- a CDS encoding acetyl-CoA C-acetyltransferase, with translation MTTSVIVAGARTPVGKLMGSLKDFKGSDLGAVAIAGALEKANVPASAVEYVIMGQVLTAGAGQMPARQAAVAAGIPWDVASLTINKMCLSGIDAIALADQLIRAGEFDVIVAGGQESMTQAPHLLMNSRSGYKYGDVTALDHLAYDGLHDVFTDQPMGALTEQRNDVDRFTRAEQDEYAASSHQKAARAWKDGVFADEVVPVKIPQRKGDPIEFSEDEGIRADTSAESLSGLKPAFRNDGTITAGSASQISDGACTVVVMSKAKAEELGLSWLCEIGAHGVVAGPDSTLQSQPANAIKKALTKEGISVDQLDVVEINEAFAAVALASTKELGIDAEKVNTNGGAIAIGHPIGMSGARITLHAALELARRGSGYAVAALCGAGGQGDALILRRP, from the coding sequence ATGACGACGTCAGTGATCGTTGCTGGAGCGCGTACCCCGGTGGGCAAGCTGATGGGTTCGCTCAAGGATTTCAAGGGCAGTGATCTCGGTGCCGTGGCGATCGCCGGCGCGCTGGAGAAGGCGAACGTTCCCGCCTCCGCGGTCGAGTACGTGATCATGGGCCAGGTGTTGACGGCCGGCGCCGGCCAGATGCCGGCGCGGCAGGCTGCGGTGGCTGCCGGCATCCCGTGGGACGTGGCGTCGCTGACGATCAACAAGATGTGCCTGTCGGGCATCGATGCGATCGCGCTGGCCGATCAGCTGATCCGGGCGGGTGAGTTCGACGTCATCGTCGCCGGTGGTCAGGAGTCGATGACCCAGGCCCCGCACCTGCTGATGAACAGCCGGTCAGGGTACAAGTACGGCGACGTCACGGCGCTCGATCACCTGGCTTACGACGGTTTGCACGACGTGTTCACCGATCAGCCGATGGGCGCGCTGACCGAGCAGCGCAACGACGTCGACCGATTCACCCGCGCCGAGCAGGACGAGTACGCGGCGTCGTCGCATCAGAAGGCGGCCAGGGCGTGGAAGGACGGGGTCTTCGCCGACGAGGTGGTGCCCGTCAAGATCCCGCAGCGCAAGGGCGACCCGATCGAGTTCAGCGAGGACGAGGGCATCCGCGCCGATACCAGCGCCGAGTCGCTCTCGGGCCTGAAGCCCGCGTTCCGCAACGACGGCACCATCACCGCCGGTTCGGCGTCGCAGATCTCCGACGGCGCATGCACGGTCGTGGTGATGAGCAAGGCCAAGGCCGAGGAGTTGGGGCTGAGTTGGCTGTGCGAGATCGGTGCCCACGGCGTGGTGGCCGGTCCGGATTCGACGCTGCAGAGCCAGCCGGCCAACGCGATCAAGAAGGCGCTGACCAAGGAAGGCATCTCGGTCGACCAGCTCGACGTCGTCGAGATCAACGAGGCATTCGCCGCCGTGGCGCTCGCGTCGACCAAGGAGTTGGGGATCGACGCTGAGAAGGTGAACACCAACGGCGGCGCCATCGCTATCGGTCACCCGATCGGGATGTCCGGCGCGCGGATCACGCTGCACGCCGCGCTGGAGTTGGCTCGTCGCGGTTCGGGCTACGCGGTGGCCGCGCTGTGCGGCGCCGGCGGGCAGGGTGACGCCCTGATCCTGCGCAGGCCCTGA